The Streptomyces puniciscabiei genomic interval GGCGTCTTCTGGCTCACCGCCCAGCGCGCCACCGAGCCGCGGCCTCACCCGCGCGAGAAGCACGGCGTTGGCACGGCCCTGCGCTCGGGCGGGCTGCAGGTCCTGGTGGCGACCTTCGTGGCGACCGGCACGATCTTCGGGTCGGTGGACGTGGTCACCGTCGCCTTCGCCGACGAGCGGGGCCACAAGGGTGCCGCGAGCATCGTCCTTGCGCTGTACGCGGCCGGTTCCTGTGTGGCCGGGGTGGTCTTCGGGCTGCTGCGCTTCACCGGAGGGCCGGAACGCCGCTGGTTGCTGGGCGTGGCGGCGATGGCCGTGAGTATGATCCCCCTCCTACTGGTCGGAAACCTGCCGCTTCTGGCCGTGGCGCTGTTCGTTGCGGGGCTGTCCATCGCGCCGACGATGATCACGACGATGTCCCTCATCGAAGAGCACGTACCTCGCGCGCAGCTCACCGAGGGCATGACCTGGGTGAGCACCGGCCTCGCGGTCGGGGTCGCGCTCGGCTCCTCCGTGGCCGGCTGGGTGATCGACGCCGCCGGGGCACGGGCCGGGTACGGGGTTCCGGCCATGTCCGGGGCCGTCGCGGTCGCGGTCGGTTTCCTCGGGTACCGCCGGCTGCGCAGGCCGGCCGCGGGTCGGGGAGGCACCGTTGAGCAGCACAGCGAGCGGGAAGAACGGCACCTGGCGTAACTGGGGCGGCAATGTGTCGGCCCGGCCCGCCCGGCAGGTCGCGCCGGCCTCGGTGGAGGAGCTGGCGGCGGCGGTGCGGCGGGCCGCCGAGGACGGCCTGAAGGTGAAGGCCGTCGGGACCGGGCACTCCTTCACGTCGATCGCGGCCACCGACGGTGTGTTGATCCGCCCTCAACTGTTGACGGGCATCCGCAGGATTGACCGCGAAGCCATGACGGTCACGGTCGAGGCCGGCACCCCGCTCAAGAGACTCAATGCCGCGCTGGCGCGCGAGGGTCTGTCCCTCACCAACATGGGCGACATCATGGAGCAGACCGTCTCCGGGGCCACCAGCACCGGCACGCACGGCACGGGCCGCGAGTCGGCCTCGATCGCCGCCCAGATCACCGGGCTCGAACTCGTCACGGCGGACGGTTCGGTGCTCACCTGCTCCGAGAAGGAGAACCCGGAGGTCTTCGCGGCCGCCCGAATAGGCCTCGGCGCCCTCGGCATCATCACCGCGATCACCTTCGCCGTGGAGCCGCTGTTCCTGCTCACCGCGTGCGAGGAGCCGATGCCCCTCGACCGGGTCCTCGCCGAGTTCGATCAACTCTGGGCGGAGAACGAGCACTTCGAGTTCTACTGGTTCCCGCACACCGGCAACACCAACACCAAGCGGAACAACCGCAGCGCCGGTCCCGAGCAGCCCGTGGGGCAGCTGGCCGGCTGGCTCGAGGACGAGTTCCTCTCCAACGGCGTCTTCCAGGTGGCCCAGTGGGTCGGGCGCGCCGCCCCCGCCACCGTTCCCGCCATCGCCCGGATCTCCAGCAAGGCCCTGTCCGCGCGGTCGTACACGGACATCCCGTACAAGGTGTTCACCTCGCCGCGCCGGGTGCGTTTCGTGGAGATGGAGTACGCCGTCCCGCGCGCGGCCCTGGTGGAGACGCTGCGCGAGCTGAAGGCCATGGTCGACCGCTCGGGGCTGCGCGTCAGCTTCCCCGTCGAGGTGCGCACGGCCCCGGCCGACGACATCGCCCTGTCCACCGCCTCCGGCCGGGACAGCGCCTATGTCGCCGTGCACATGTTCCGGGGCACGCCGTACCAGGCCTACTTCACCGCCGCCGAGCGGATCCTCACCGCGCACGAGGGCCGGCCGCACTGGGGCAAGGTGCACACCCGGGACGCCGAGTACTTCGCGCGCGTCTACCCGCGCTTCGGCGAGTTCACCGCGCTGAGGGACCGCCTTGACCCGGAACGGCTGTTCCAGAACGACTACTTGCGGAGGGTTCTGGGGTCGTAGGCGCCTGGGTGGACCCACTGGGCGTGGGTGTCGGGGACGGGCTCGGGCCGCCGCCCGGCTCCCCGCTCGGGGAGTGAGCGGGCGCCGGTGTCGCGCTGTGCGCCGTACCGGCACCGGCATCGGGTGCCCTCCCGCGGGACGGCGTGTCCGAAGGGACCGGTGTCGCACCGGACCCGCCGGGCGCGTCGGGCGTCGAGGCGGACGAGCCCCGGCCGGTGACGGCGTCGCTGACCGTCGTACCCGTACCGCCGCTGAAGCTGTTGCCGGAGACGAGTTCGTACGTCGTGATGCCGGCCATGGTCACCCCGAAGACCAAGGCGGCCGCGACCACGGGCCGCCGCCAGGTCTTCCTCACCCGCGCGCGGTAGACGGTTCCCTCGGTGAACTCGCCCGGGGCCGGTGGCACTTGGTCCCGGGGACGGGCCGCGACCGTCGCCTCCCTCAGCTGCTCCCCGGTCCGCCTGAAGAAGTGCTGGAACAGCGTGCCCCCGCAGGTCGCCACGGCACTGACGACTCCGGCGCCGAGGATCGTGCCGTACACCCCGAAGTACGAGGCCAGTTTGGCCGCCACGACGGCCGCGAGGGCGCTGCCCGCGACCTGGGGGACGCTCAGGTCGATCCGCTTGCGACCCGCATCGGGTGTTTCACGCATACCCGGAACTTTCCTGTCTTTCCCGTACCTGATCGACATTGGCCGACCGACTGCACGAGATAGGGACGTAGAGCAGAAACCATTAGTTCCGTTTCTGGGGATTGCGTGAAGTTCGCCACGTTCATGATCGGCAAAACCGGTTGCCGAAGGCCAAGTCCCCACCCTTGCCAGAAGTTGGACGGCGCGCCCATCCACGCACATGGTCCAAATGGAGTACTGTTGCGAGCCCTGGGTCCGGTCTCCCACCAGGGTGTCCGCGGCCTTGAAGGACCGCCGGGAGGGGGCTAGTTGCACAGGGTGACAGATTTGGTCACTTAGCGTTGCGAATAGGTAACCGTGCCATAACGGCGGTCCAGGGCCCGTGCCCGACACGCCGGGCAACTCGGCAAGGTTGTGGCAGGCTGCACCCGGGCAGGCCACACTCGACTAGCGGAAGCAGCGACGCACGTGACGTCGGCAGGCACCACCCGGGAGGTCCCCATGCCCGAACTGCGTGTCGTGGCCGTCTCGAATGACGGCACACGGCTGGTGCTGAAGGCTGCCGACGCAACGGAGTACACCCTTCCGATCGACGAACGGCTGCGCGCCGCCGTGCGCGGCGACCGGCCGCGCCTCGGCCAGATCGAGATCGAGGTCGAGAGCCATCTGCGCCCCCGTGACATCCAGGCGCGGATACGTGCGGGTGCCACCGCGGAAGAGGTGGCACAGCTCGCCGGCATCCCCGTCGACCGGGTCCGGCGCTTCGAGGGGCCCGTGCTGGCCGAGCGCGCCTTCATGGCCGAGCGCGCCCGCAAGACCCCGGTCCGCCGCCCCGGCGAGAACTCCGGACCGCTGCTCGGCGAGGCCGTGCAGGAGCGGCTGCTGCTGCGCGGCGCCGAGAAGGACACCGTGCAGTGGGACTCCTGGCGCCGCGACGACGGCACCTGGGAGGTGCTCCTCGTCTACCGGGTCGCGGGCGAACCGCACTCGGCGAGCTGGACGTACGACCCGCCCCGGCGGCTCGTCCAGGCCGTGGACGACGAGGCGCGCTCGCTGATCGGCGAGTCCGACGACCTCGCCGTGCCCGAGCCCAGCTTCCCGTTCGTCCCGCGCATCGCCCGTCTGCCGCGCGAGCGTTCGATGGACCGCGCGCTGGACCGGGGGGAGCGGGAGCGGCCGAGCCTGCCCGCGCAGCCGTCCGAGCCCACCGAGGAGAGCACGGGCGAACGCGACTCGCTGACCAGCCTGCTGGAGGCGGTACCGAGCTTCCGGGGCGACCTGGTGGTCCCGGAGCGTCCGGCGGAGACGCCGGAGGAGCCCGCCGACGAACCGGCCGCGGAGGAGCCTCCGGCCCCCGCCGCCTCGGCCGGTTCGGCCTACGCGGACGTCCTCATGCCCCGCTCCGTCGGCAGCCACCGCGACCGGCTCATCGGCGCCACCGACCGGCAGGCCGAGGCCGACGGGGTCCGCCCCGGCCGCCGCGCCGCCGTGCCGAGCTGGGACGAGATCGTGTTCGGCACCCGGCGCAAGAAGCAGGAGTAGCCGGCCGTACAGGACCGCGGAAGTGGGGGCACGCATGTGTGCCCCCACTTCTCCCTGCCCCCAGGGGCATCCGGCATCCGCTACTGCGGATCCGCCCCCACGGCCACCGGGCGGGTCGGGTCCGAGGACCACTCGGACCAGGAACCGACGTACAGGGCCGCCGGAATACCGGCCACCGCGAGCGCGAGGACCTCGTGGGCGCCGGAGACGCCCGAGCCGCAGTACACGCCCACCTCGGTGTCCCCGGACACGCCGAGGGCCTTGAAGCGGTCCCGCAGCTCGTCCGCGGGAAGGAAGCGTCCGTCGGGGCCCACGTTCTCCGTCGTCGGCGCCGACACGGCACCCGGGATGTGCCCGCCGACCCGGTCGACCGGCTCCACCTCGCCGCGGTACCGCTCCCCCGCGCGCGCGTCCAGCAGCACACCCGCGCGGGCCAGGGCAGCGGCGCCGTCCGCGTCCAGCAGGCCGGCAGCGGCCGGTTCCGGGCGGAAGTCGCCCTCGGCCGCATCCGGCACCTCGGTGGACAGCTCGCCCCGCCAGGACGGCAATCCGCCGTCGAGGACCCGCACGTCCGGGTGACCCGTCCAGCGCAGCATCCACCACGCGCGCGCCGCCGCCCAGCCCTGCCCGCCGTCGTACACGACGACCGGCCGGCCGGCCGAGACGCCCGCACGGCGCATCGCGGCGCCGAACTCCGCGAGGTCCGGCAGCGGATGCCGGCCGTTCTCCCCGGGCTCTGCGGCCAGTTCCCGGTCCAGGTCGACGAAGACCGCGCCGGGGATGTGCCCGGCCGCGTACTCGGCCCGCCCGTCGAAGGCCGGCGCGCCCGCCGCCTTCGCCACGCTCAGCTGCCAGCGCACGTCCAGCAGGACCGGCGGGCGGTCCCCGGTCAGCTCGTGTGCGAGATCGGATGCGGTGATGATGGCTGTCATGGCGCCATGCATACGCCAGGGGTGGCCGCGGCGTCCAGGTCCGGCTACTCTGCTCGGCCGGACCGGCTCGATCACGGGGCGTACGGGACCGAGCACGTGCTGTACAACCGGCGGACACCCGCCGGCCATCGTCAGGAAGCGGCGAAAGACGGCAGACCGGGCATCCTCCCGGAGGTGTCGCCGAGCGTCGGCGCGGTAAGTCCCGTCGCGGCGTGGAGGATGCGGGCACCGGCACGGGCGTACCCGCCGCCGGCGTGGACACCCCTTGCGGGGAGCGGATGCGACACGGCCACCGCGAGGGGCCGGGGAGAGAGTGATCGATGACCGAGGCACGGGAGCCGGCCGGCCCGCACGCGCGGCGTGCGCCCGGCACGCCCTGCTGGGTGAGCCTGATGGCGCACGGGCTGGCCGCCACCGAGGAGTTCTACGCTGAGCTGTTCGGCTGGGAGTTCCGGCCGGGCCCCCAGCAGCTCGGCCCGTATGTGCGGGCGCTGCTGGACGGGCACGAGGTGGCGGGCATGGGCCAGCTGCCACCGGACCGCCGGCTGCCGATCGCCTGGACGCCGTACCTCGCCTCGGACGACGTGGACCAGACGGCCGACACGGTTCGGGAGTGCGGGGGCACCGTGGCGGTCGGGCCGCTGGACGCCGCCGAGGCCGGGCGGATCGCCATCGCCGCGGACCCCTCCGGAGCCGTGTTCGGCATCTGGCAGGGCGCCGCGCACCTCGGCGCCGCGATCCACGGAGTGCCCGGCACGCCCGCGTGGAACGAGCTGGTGACCTTCGAGACCGAGAGCGTCTCCAAGTTCTACGCGACCGTGTTCGGTTATGAGCGGGAGCCGGTGCTCTCCGCCGACTTCGACTACGTGACGCTCCATCTCGCCGGCCGCCCGGTGGCCGGACTGCACGGCGTGGGCCATGGCCTGCCCCGCGATCGCGGACCGCACTGGCAGACGTACTTCGAGGTCGCCGACGCCGACGCGACGGTCCGGCAGGTGGCGGACCTCGGCGGCCGCGTCATCAGACCACCGCACGACAGCCCGCACGGCCGGGTGGCAACGGTGGCGGACCCGGAGGGCGCGGAGTTCTCGGTGATCCAGAACCCACACTGAGCGCTCCGCGGGTTCAGCCGGGGGTCGGGCAGCTCGCGGGGTGGGATTGGGCAGCGCTCGCGGGGGGCGAGTACGAACAGGGCCCGTAGAGCGAGTTCGAACGGCACCACAGGCCGAGATCAGGCAGCACCCACAAGGGGGCAAGTCCAGGCAGCGCCCGCGGGCCAGGGTCAGGCAGCGCCCGCGGGGGGCGGGGTCGGGCGGTGCCCGCGGGCCAGGGTCAGGTTGCCCTTGGTGGTGAGGTGGAGTTCCGTGCCGAGGCGCCCGTAGAGGTTGCTGGTCTCCTTGGTGCCCTCGGTGAGCTTGGACAGGTCTCCCTCGGTATTCCAGGCCAGGGTCTGCTGGGCGGCCGGGCCGGGGCGTGAGGTGGTGTTGCCGCTGCTGTCGTAGGAGTAGGTGGCCGCCCGTGCGCCGGTGGTGTTGTCCAGCGTGTGCGGCTTGCTGTCGGTGGGGGCGTCGTAGGTGTACGGCATGGCCTTGTCGCCCGACGTGGTGTGCTGCGTCTCCGTCTTGCGCTGGCCGGCGCCGGTGTAGGTGTACGACGTCCAGTACGGCGCCGCCCCGTCGAGATTGGCCACCGTCCGGCCGGAGGCCGAGCAGTCCGCGGTCTTCGGCGTCCAGGCCTCGCTCAGGCGGCGGTCGCCGTCGTAGGCGAAGCACTGGTAGTCGGCCTTGGCCGTGCCTCCTTGCGTGGTGCCGTCGAAGATGGAGGTGACGTTGCCCGCGTCGTCCTGGGTGAACCTCAGCTCCTGCGGCATGTAGCCGTGCACGTCGTCGGTGACGTAGGAGCGGGTGAGGCGGCGGGTGCCCTCCTCGTAGTCCCAGGTGAGGTAGGCCTTCTTCGCCGAGGACGCGCCGTCCATACCCAGAGTGAGCTGGCGCAGGTCACCCTGTGGGGAGAAGGCGGCACCCTGCAGGTAGCCGGTGGTGCCCTTGGCGGTGAGCTGCCCTCCGAGGGCGTTGGAGGTGTAGGAGACTGTCTCTGCGGCCAGGCCTCCCGCTGCCGGGGCAGAGGACTGGCTGATCGAGCCGTCGAGGTTGTAGCCGGTGCTGAACGACAGCGTTTTCGGTACGTACCCGCCCGATACGAGAGGTTCCGTGTCCGGCAGGACCAGCTGGCTGCCGGTCGCGTGGTACATCGCGTCGAAGGCCGTGACCTTGTCGGTGTAGGCCTTTCCGCTCACTACGCCGTCGTAGCGGGTGGCGGTGTCCTGCTGGCCCTTGGCGAGCTGGTCGTAGCCCCAGGTGGCGAGCTTGTTGGCGTCGGTCTTGTCAACCTGCCACATGTCGGTCTTGCGGCCGAGGTCGTCGTAGGCGTAGATGAGCTTCTTGGACGTGTCGTCGTTCGGGGTGGTGCTGACGACCTGGTCGAGACTGTTGTACTCGGTGGTGGACTTGCCCTTGTCGGGGTCGATTGCCGTGACCTGGCGGCCGAAGAGGTCGTAGGTGTACGACCACTTGGTCTGGTCAGGACCGGTGATCGTCTTCTGCTGGCCGGCAGGGGTGTAGGTGAAGTCGGTCGTCGTGAAGTCCGTGCCGGTCGGCTTCGGGCCGGCGTACTCGCGGCGCTGGGTCGTCTGGCCGAGGGCGTTGGTGACCACGGCGGTCGCCTGGCCGCCGGTCGGGGCACTGGTGGCGACGGTGTCACCCGTGTAGGTGGTGTCGGTGGTCCAGCGGGTGACGCCGTGGACCTTCGTCACGGCCTGCGTCGCCCTGGCCGCCCCGTCGTACGTCGTGTCCGCCTGCGTGGGCGCCTGGCGAGATCTCCACCGCCTGGGAGCTGGGCGATGAGGTGCTGTCCCAGATGTCGGACTGCTGACTGACCGCGAGGCCTCGCGCGTCGTAGAGCGTCAGGGAGATCAGTCGGCCGCCCTGCGGGGTTGGCGACTGTGACGTGGTAGTCGTAGACGTAGTTCTGGGTCTTGCCCAGCACTTTGGAGCGGTTGGGCAGCCAGAGCTTGGTGA includes:
- a CDS encoding D-arabinono-1,4-lactone oxidase, whose amino-acid sequence is MSSTASGKNGTWRNWGGNVSARPARQVAPASVEELAAAVRRAAEDGLKVKAVGTGHSFTSIAATDGVLIRPQLLTGIRRIDREAMTVTVEAGTPLKRLNAALAREGLSLTNMGDIMEQTVSGATSTGTHGTGRESASIAAQITGLELVTADGSVLTCSEKENPEVFAAARIGLGALGIITAITFAVEPLFLLTACEEPMPLDRVLAEFDQLWAENEHFEFYWFPHTGNTNTKRNNRSAGPEQPVGQLAGWLEDEFLSNGVFQVAQWVGRAAPATVPAIARISSKALSARSYTDIPYKVFTSPRRVRFVEMEYAVPRAALVETLRELKAMVDRSGLRVSFPVEVRTAPADDIALSTASGRDSAYVAVHMFRGTPYQAYFTAAERILTAHEGRPHWGKVHTRDAEYFARVYPRFGEFTALRDRLDPERLFQNDYLRRVLGS
- a CDS encoding sulfurtransferase, yielding MTAIITASDLAHELTGDRPPVLLDVRWQLSVAKAAGAPAFDGRAEYAAGHIPGAVFVDLDRELAAEPGENGRHPLPDLAEFGAAMRRAGVSAGRPVVVYDGGQGWAAARAWWMLRWTGHPDVRVLDGGLPSWRGELSTEVPDAAEGDFRPEPAAAGLLDADGAAALARAGVLLDARAGERYRGEVEPVDRVGGHIPGAVSAPTTENVGPDGRFLPADELRDRFKALGVSGDTEVGVYCGSGVSGAHEVLALAVAGIPAALYVGSWSEWSSDPTRPVAVGADPQ
- a CDS encoding MFS transporter, whose product is MPSPYRALFTEPGTKAFSAAGFLGRMPLSMMGIGVVTMVSQLTGRYRLAGALSAAIALSAAVIGPQISRLVDRHGQRRVLRPATLVALTAASGLLLAAHVKWPDWVLFVCAAGIGSVPSLGAMIRARWAALYRGTGKLHTAYSFESVVDEICFIFGPIISIGLSTAWFPEAGPLLAVCFLAAGVFWLTAQRATEPRPHPREKHGVGTALRSGGLQVLVATFVATGTIFGSVDVVTVAFADERGHKGAASIVLALYAAGSCVAGVVFGLLRFTGGPERRWLLGVAAMAVSMIPLLLVGNLPLLAVALFVAGLSIAPTMITTMSLIEEHVPRAQLTEGMTWVSTGLAVGVALGSSVAGWVIDAAGARAGYGVPAMSGAVAVAVGFLGYRRLRRPAAGRGGTVEQHSEREERHLA
- a CDS encoding VOC family protein, with amino-acid sequence MTEAREPAGPHARRAPGTPCWVSLMAHGLAATEEFYAELFGWEFRPGPQQLGPYVRALLDGHEVAGMGQLPPDRRLPIAWTPYLASDDVDQTADTVRECGGTVAVGPLDAAEAGRIAIAADPSGAVFGIWQGAAHLGAAIHGVPGTPAWNELVTFETESVSKFYATVFGYEREPVLSADFDYVTLHLAGRPVAGLHGVGHGLPRDRGPHWQTYFEVADADATVRQVADLGGRVIRPPHDSPHGRVATVADPEGAEFSVIQNPH
- the sepH gene encoding septation protein SepH — protein: MPELRVVAVSNDGTRLVLKAADATEYTLPIDERLRAAVRGDRPRLGQIEIEVESHLRPRDIQARIRAGATAEEVAQLAGIPVDRVRRFEGPVLAERAFMAERARKTPVRRPGENSGPLLGEAVQERLLLRGAEKDTVQWDSWRRDDGTWEVLLVYRVAGEPHSASWTYDPPRRLVQAVDDEARSLIGESDDLAVPEPSFPFVPRIARLPRERSMDRALDRGERERPSLPAQPSEPTEESTGERDSLTSLLEAVPSFRGDLVVPERPAETPEEPADEPAAEEPPAPAASAGSAYADVLMPRSVGSHRDRLIGATDRQAEADGVRPGRRAAVPSWDEIVFGTRRKKQE